One genomic window of Cupriavidus sp. P-10 includes the following:
- the pycC gene encoding Pycsar phage resistance system uridylate cyclase PycC — protein sequence MALADDLKKWVIETFTTEWEVQETTGVPDPVDLRLNSNHAKDLNAATVLYADLDGSTDMVNIMKWEFSAQIYKTFLKCASDIIRNEGGVITAYDGDRVMAVFTGDSKNTSAARCALKINSAVLDIIQPAIAKKWKTDFVLKHVVGIDTSQLRTARIGVRGDNDLVWIGRAANYAAKLTNLAGKPSRITVDVYNMLADESKYSNGVEMWVPEYWTDMGIMTYTSTWKWAV from the coding sequence ATGGCTTTAGCCGATGATCTGAAGAAATGGGTTATCGAAACGTTCACCACTGAATGGGAAGTTCAAGAAACTACTGGCGTTCCGGATCCTGTCGATTTACGTCTTAATTCCAACCACGCAAAAGACCTTAACGCGGCAACGGTCCTTTATGCGGACCTAGACGGGTCTACCGACATGGTTAATATCATGAAATGGGAGTTCAGCGCACAGATTTACAAGACATTTTTGAAGTGTGCTTCTGACATTATTAGAAATGAAGGAGGGGTGATTACTGCCTATGACGGAGACCGCGTCATGGCCGTCTTCACCGGTGACTCGAAGAATACGTCCGCAGCACGATGCGCACTTAAAATTAATTCCGCCGTCTTGGACATCATCCAGCCGGCAATTGCGAAGAAGTGGAAAACCGATTTTGTCTTAAAGCACGTAGTAGGCATAGACACAAGTCAGCTGAGAACCGCGAGAATCGGCGTGCGTGGAGACAATGACCTCGTTTGGATTGGGCGGGCCGCGAACTACGCCGCGAAACTCACAAATCTTGCCGGCAAACCAAGTCGCATTACCGTGGATGTATACAACATGTTGGCTGACGAGTCGAAATATTCGAATGGCGTAGAAATGTGGGTTCCAGAGTATTGGACGGACATGGGAATCATGACGTACACATCGACGTGGAAATGGGCCGTCTAA
- a CDS encoding ATP-dependent nuclease, producing the protein MKVVIERFKNLQSINLDIDGLTLLVGGNNAGKSSVLQAIQFGTSVAQTSSMQGGAWADDRLATSIGQTDLVYSPIKDVLSLGPNGRLREPENEAISITYLNEEHETKVSVRKGRNKNVRFELVGQLLGEQLQSITRPYSALVTGLAGIPSEEEYETNLVVRKAAARGDSNSVFRNILLQLKSDGAKWQRFRQQITRIFPDYNLDVTFSPDNDETIRCVVERDGVVYPIDSCGTGVLQAIQIFSYINLFEPKILLLDEPDSHLHPNNQKQLADELISAARGGLNIVVSTHSRHLVEALWEESRLVWLKNGSVQPNIQDYEVKALLEIGALNVGERLGNPRYIFLTEDEDHQLIEILLESNGFDLEECDIVSYLGCTNVGTAFALIAHLRRTHPNASYVIHRDRDFLDEQAIAAYAAKFAPLNVQVFIPEGNDLESYFSRAQHVAETCGVVPEIATRILEEAFAARRDDLVRKYVNTCVQNQIKKGEKPDSGAIAVHCYGTMTYPTSPLVHGKILMKGLRAALQANGIPDRIVSVSQHLATEPLARFLAPPAAAMQPLGPAVQPPGHAAQP; encoded by the coding sequence ATGAAAGTCGTAATTGAACGTTTTAAGAATCTACAGTCCATTAATCTTGATATTGACGGTTTGACCCTCCTCGTTGGCGGGAACAACGCCGGAAAAAGCTCCGTTCTCCAAGCGATTCAATTTGGCACCTCAGTGGCCCAAACATCGTCCATGCAAGGCGGTGCCTGGGCTGATGATCGTCTAGCGACCTCCATTGGCCAAACAGACCTCGTCTATTCACCAATCAAGGATGTCCTGTCACTTGGACCAAATGGTAGACTGAGGGAGCCAGAGAACGAGGCGATTAGTATCACATATTTGAATGAAGAGCATGAAACCAAGGTTTCTGTCCGAAAGGGTAGAAATAAAAATGTTCGGTTTGAATTGGTCGGGCAATTATTGGGCGAACAGTTGCAATCGATAACCCGACCCTACAGCGCCCTCGTCACAGGACTCGCCGGCATTCCGTCCGAAGAGGAATATGAAACGAATCTTGTCGTTAGAAAGGCGGCAGCAAGGGGCGACTCGAATAGTGTATTCAGAAATATTCTTCTGCAGCTTAAATCCGATGGGGCAAAGTGGCAACGCTTCCGGCAGCAGATCACTCGTATTTTTCCCGACTACAATCTGGATGTTACGTTCAGTCCTGATAACGATGAAACAATACGCTGCGTAGTCGAGCGAGATGGGGTTGTTTACCCCATAGATTCCTGCGGAACAGGAGTTCTGCAGGCTATCCAAATTTTCTCCTACATCAATCTTTTCGAGCCAAAAATTCTCCTATTGGATGAGCCTGATAGCCACCTTCACCCCAATAATCAAAAACAATTGGCTGATGAGTTAATCAGTGCGGCGAGAGGTGGTTTAAACATTGTTGTGTCCACGCACAGCCGCCATCTCGTGGAGGCATTGTGGGAAGAATCCCGGCTTGTATGGCTTAAGAACGGATCAGTCCAACCCAATATTCAAGACTATGAGGTAAAGGCGCTACTTGAAATCGGCGCTCTCAATGTTGGCGAGCGTCTTGGGAATCCTCGCTATATATTTCTGACGGAAGATGAGGATCATCAGCTGATCGAGATATTGCTCGAATCTAACGGGTTCGATTTGGAGGAGTGCGATATTGTCTCGTATTTGGGATGTACCAACGTGGGGACAGCTTTTGCACTAATTGCACACTTGAGGAGAACTCATCCAAATGCTAGTTACGTGATCCACCGCGATCGCGACTTCTTAGACGAACAGGCGATTGCCGCTTATGCCGCCAAATTTGCTCCGCTTAACGTGCAAGTTTTCATTCCAGAGGGAAATGACCTGGAATCCTATTTCTCGCGTGCACAACACGTTGCGGAAACGTGCGGGGTAGTACCGGAGATTGCAACTCGCATTCTAGAAGAAGCTTTCGCTGCACGGCGTGATGATTTGGTCAGAAAATATGTGAATACGTGCGTGCAAAATCAAATCAAGAAAGGAGAAAAGCCGGATTCAGGAGCCATCGCAGTTCACTGCTATGGGACGATGACTTATCCCACCTCTCCCCTTGTGCACGGGAAGATTCTAATGAAGGGTCTTCGCGCCGCCTTACAGGCTAATGGAATTCCTGATCGGATTGTTTCTGTCTCTCAGCATCTCGCCACTGAGCCATTAGCCAGGTTTCTCGCGCCGCCCGCCGCTGCCATGCAACCGCTGGGCCCTGCTGTCCAACCGCCGGGCCATGCCGCGCAGCCCTAG
- the tnpC gene encoding Tn3 family transposase post-transcriptional regulator TnpC — protein sequence MPNTQTPYGPVDTDALHRLQDSFDTREILRIVDLVDTIRTRVSEPAGIRDDLLQLHGMAHSVLNGAGLVSGATNPALVEQAETIVEELEDLIRVLQRAVHALRPLELLRPSSDA from the coding sequence ATGCCTAACACCCAGACCCCTTATGGCCCGGTTGACACCGATGCCTTGCATCGCCTGCAGGACAGTTTCGACACCCGCGAGATCCTGCGCATTGTGGACCTCGTCGATACGATACGAACCCGAGTCAGTGAGCCAGCAGGTATTCGCGACGACTTACTCCAGTTACATGGCATGGCCCATTCGGTTCTCAATGGTGCCGGTCTCGTCTCGGGAGCAACGAATCCAGCCTTGGTCGAGCAGGCCGAGACCATTGTGGAGGAACTAGAAGACTTGATACGGGTGCTCCAACGCGCTGTGCACGCGCTGCGCCCACTAGAACTTCTCCGACCTTCCAGCGACGCGTGA
- a CDS encoding Tn3 family transposase: MATVERTAYPRFPKVFSLKELRACYTPSAEELDWATRSTRGQESRLGLLVLLKVFQQLHHFPSLDTIPASVPELVRISAGLNPGTKFGYDRKVSPTLFRHYTAVREFLGIQAYLGTDANEVTIRAARDAAETMDQPVDIINATIDALVLRQIELPSFSTLDAIVEQVHARTQTALFRRIRRRLSEDEQHRLDRLLTRDLASRQTAYHNIKRHALRPSRKHLTLLIEHLTWLDTIGDFSKTVAGVPASKLRSLASQAMSLDAANLKEILPEKRYALMVALLNQMRVRVRDDLVEMFIRRMSAIHKRAREELEQIQSRRRAQMEKLVALLDGVVEIVAEGEDDAQIGVEVRRLLAPSGDLESLRESCAEVRAFSGNNYLPLLWRHFRPHRSVMLRLAEVLKWQSTSQSCTLLAALAVVLKNAALHREWFAADVDLSFASERWRKLVHRSDNLGPGINRRYLELCVLSHMVAELRSGDLCVDGSDAFADYRLHLLPWRECERRIPDYCAKLEMPTNAQDFVAHLRQWLAATAQNLDDGFPDKRQHVTIGRNGEPVLRRTVAKEIPASALELQQTLIRHMPNRNLLDVLANIEHWTHFTRHFGPLSGSDPKIRHAAERYLLTIFAMGCNLGPTQAARHMGERVTPHMMSFVNRRHMSLERLETAQRELIELYLQLDLPKHWGDGKTVAADGTQYDFYDNNLLTGYHFRYRKKGAVAYRHVADNYIAVFRHFIPPGVWEAVYVIEGLLKAGLSVEADTVHADTQGQSAAVFAFTYLLGINLMPRIRNWQDLKLYRADPTSKYRHIDRLFSGAVDWDLIALHWQDLMQVALSIQAGTISSPLLLRRLGSDSRKNRLLLAAQELGKVVRTVFLLEWIGSRELRQEITATTNKIESYNGFAKWFSFGGDVLPVNDPDEQQKRLRYNDLIASAVILQNTADMMQALRAMEKDGIKVDVDDIGFLSPYLTSNIKRFGDYKLNLERTPEAWIHDSLFAAPAFSIRKPRHA, from the coding sequence ATGGCCACCGTCGAGCGTACCGCCTACCCGCGTTTCCCAAAGGTCTTTTCCCTCAAGGAACTGCGGGCCTGCTACACACCAAGCGCGGAAGAACTGGACTGGGCGACGCGGTCCACACGCGGGCAAGAATCGCGACTTGGTCTGCTGGTGCTCCTGAAGGTCTTTCAGCAGCTACACCACTTCCCGAGCCTTGATACGATTCCTGCCAGCGTGCCGGAACTGGTGCGCATCAGCGCCGGCCTGAACCCAGGTACGAAGTTTGGCTACGACCGAAAGGTGTCGCCGACCTTGTTCCGGCACTACACGGCCGTGCGAGAGTTCCTTGGCATCCAGGCCTACCTCGGCACCGATGCCAACGAGGTCACTATCCGTGCTGCGCGCGACGCCGCCGAAACGATGGACCAGCCGGTTGACATCATCAACGCGACGATCGATGCCCTGGTCCTGCGTCAGATCGAACTGCCATCCTTCTCCACGTTAGATGCCATCGTCGAGCAGGTCCACGCTCGCACGCAAACCGCCCTGTTTCGCCGGATCAGACGACGCCTGTCCGAGGACGAGCAGCACCGGCTTGACCGGTTGCTGACCCGAGACCTAGCAAGCCGTCAGACTGCCTATCACAACATCAAGCGCCACGCGCTGCGTCCCTCGCGCAAGCACCTGACTCTGCTGATCGAGCATCTGACCTGGCTGGACACCATTGGAGACTTTTCCAAGACCGTGGCAGGCGTGCCGGCTTCCAAGCTGCGGTCCTTGGCGAGCCAGGCCATGAGCCTGGACGCGGCCAATCTCAAGGAGATCTTGCCGGAGAAGCGCTATGCGCTGATGGTGGCGCTCCTCAATCAAATGCGGGTACGGGTGCGGGACGATCTCGTCGAAATGTTTATCCGGCGCATGAGCGCCATCCACAAGCGGGCACGGGAAGAGTTGGAGCAAATCCAGTCCCGCCGGCGCGCGCAAATGGAGAAGCTCGTCGCGCTGCTCGACGGCGTGGTCGAGATCGTCGCCGAGGGCGAGGACGATGCTCAGATCGGCGTAGAGGTAAGGCGCCTTCTTGCCCCCTCAGGCGATTTGGAGTCTTTACGCGAGAGCTGCGCCGAGGTCCGCGCCTTCAGCGGGAACAACTACTTGCCCCTTTTGTGGCGGCATTTTCGCCCGCACCGCTCGGTAATGTTGCGCCTGGCCGAGGTGCTGAAGTGGCAGTCAACCAGCCAGTCGTGCACCCTGCTGGCCGCACTGGCAGTCGTGTTGAAGAATGCGGCCCTGCACCGCGAATGGTTTGCCGCCGACGTCGATCTGAGCTTCGCCTCGGAGCGCTGGCGCAAGCTCGTACATCGCTCTGACAATCTTGGGCCCGGCATTAATCGGCGCTATCTGGAGCTCTGCGTGCTTTCGCATATGGTCGCCGAACTGCGCTCTGGCGACCTCTGCGTCGACGGCTCAGACGCGTTTGCCGACTACCGGCTGCATCTGTTGCCCTGGCGTGAATGCGAGCGCCGTATCCCTGACTACTGTGCCAAGCTGGAGATGCCGACCAACGCGCAGGATTTCGTTGCACACCTACGTCAGTGGTTGGCCGCGACGGCACAGAACCTGGACGATGGTTTTCCGGATAAGCGTCAGCACGTCACCATTGGCCGCAACGGCGAGCCGGTACTCCGCCGGACCGTCGCCAAGGAAATCCCCGCCAGCGCGCTTGAGCTTCAGCAGACGCTGATCCGCCACATGCCGAACCGCAACCTGCTGGACGTGCTGGCCAACATCGAGCATTGGACCCACTTCACGCGCCACTTCGGCCCACTTTCAGGCAGCGATCCCAAGATCCGCCACGCCGCCGAGCGCTACTTGCTGACGATCTTCGCCATGGGCTGCAATCTCGGACCCACGCAAGCAGCTCGCCACATGGGCGAACGGGTGACGCCGCACATGATGTCGTTCGTAAATCGGCGGCATATGAGTCTCGAACGGCTTGAAACCGCGCAGCGCGAACTGATCGAGTTGTATCTCCAGCTCGACCTGCCCAAGCATTGGGGGGACGGTAAGACCGTGGCGGCTGACGGCACGCAATACGACTTCTACGACAATAACCTGCTCACGGGCTATCACTTCCGCTACCGCAAGAAGGGCGCGGTCGCCTACCGGCATGTTGCAGACAACTACATCGCCGTATTCCGACACTTCATCCCGCCCGGCGTGTGGGAGGCTGTCTACGTCATCGAGGGCTTGCTCAAGGCAGGCTTGAGCGTGGAGGCAGATACGGTGCATGCCGACACCCAGGGCCAGTCAGCTGCCGTTTTTGCCTTTACCTACCTGCTTGGCATCAACCTGATGCCGCGGATTCGTAACTGGCAGGATCTGAAACTTTACCGAGCCGATCCCACCTCCAAGTATCGTCACATTGACCGCCTTTTTTCGGGCGCGGTGGATTGGGATCTGATCGCCCTTCACTGGCAGGATCTGATGCAGGTCGCGTTGTCGATCCAGGCCGGAACCATATCCTCTCCCCTACTGCTGCGTCGCTTGGGATCGGATAGTCGCAAGAATCGCCTCCTGCTGGCCGCCCAGGAACTGGGTAAGGTTGTTCGCACCGTGTTTCTGCTGGAGTGGATCGGTAGCCGCGAACTGCGCCAGGAAATCACGGCGACGACCAACAAGATCGAGTCCTACAATGGCTTTGCCAAGTGGTTTTCGTTCGGCGGCGATGTGCTGCCAGTGAACGATCCCGACGAGCAGCAAAAGCGATTGCGCTACAACGATCTGATCGCCTCCGCAGTGATCCTTCAGAACACCGCCGACATGATGCAGGCGCTTCGTGCCATGGAGAAGGACGGTATCAAGGTCGACGTAGACGACATCGGCTTCCTCAGCCCATATCTCACCAGCAACATCAAGCGCTTTGGCGACTACAAGCTAAACCTTGAGCGGACTCCGGAGGCCTGGATCCACGACAGTCTTTTCGCTGCCCCCGCATTCTCCATTCGGAAGCCACGCCATGCCTAA
- a CDS encoding DNA-binding protein — protein sequence MGVSLLGAFPETRALYREVCGLLFFRYGVTPTANKLYSLVRKGSMGTPAEVLQAFWQELRGRTRVTIDHPDLPEALKDIAAGAVQTIWQSANEAASAELATLRAEARAAASAAEAERDAAHAETALAREDAAALVAQLDTARQTIGEGQATLAAERQGHAATQARLDAGRAELEAAGRQLAELRTQFSAELERAREAVTLAQERAEASERRSLRELDQERTARQKSERTADDLRAELAATRSEARDAAVAQAEGRAKLEAQAVALAERLAATEQAQRKAAGDLDTVQAELAAAQRRAERAEAEAALARQLLAELRMGPPERRGESGGGRRRKAGSPPATAPEDHGKEPGNGQEAAALPGNQDDGNDSSDGSDDSKN from the coding sequence TTGGGCGTATCTTTGTTAGGGGCCTTCCCCGAGACCCGCGCGCTCTACCGCGAGGTCTGCGGCCTGCTGTTCTTCCGTTACGGCGTCACGCCCACCGCCAACAAGCTCTACAGCCTGGTGCGCAAGGGCAGCATGGGCACGCCCGCCGAGGTGTTGCAGGCGTTCTGGCAGGAGCTGCGCGGCCGTACGCGCGTCACCATCGACCATCCCGACTTGCCGGAGGCGTTGAAGGACATTGCGGCCGGGGCGGTCCAGACCATCTGGCAGTCGGCCAACGAGGCCGCGTCCGCCGAACTGGCCACGTTGCGCGCGGAGGCGCGCGCCGCCGCCAGCGCTGCTGAGGCCGAGCGCGATGCCGCGCACGCCGAGACCGCGCTGGCGCGCGAGGACGCTGCGGCGCTCGTCGCGCAACTGGACACCGCGCGCCAAACCATCGGGGAGGGTCAGGCGACGCTGGCCGCGGAGCGGCAGGGGCACGCGGCGACCCAGGCCCGGCTGGATGCGGGGCGGGCGGAACTGGAGGCCGCGGGCCGGCAACTGGCGGAACTGCGTACCCAATTCTCGGCGGAGCTGGAGCGAGCGCGCGAGGCGGTGACGCTGGCGCAGGAACGCGCCGAAGCCAGCGAGCGGCGCAGCTTGCGCGAACTCGACCAGGAGCGCACCGCGCGTCAGAAGAGCGAGCGCACGGCCGACGACCTGCGCGCCGAACTGGCGGCGACACGCAGCGAGGCGCGCGATGCCGCGGTGGCGCAGGCGGAGGGCCGCGCGAAGCTGGAAGCGCAGGCCGTGGCGCTGGCCGAGCGGCTCGCGGCCACCGAGCAGGCGCAGCGCAAGGCGGCGGGCGACCTGGACACCGTGCAGGCGGAACTCGCCGCGGCGCAGCGCCGGGCCGAGCGAGCCGAAGCGGAAGCGGCGCTGGCGCGCCAGCTGCTGGCAGAATTGCGGATGGGGCCGCCCGAGCGGCGGGGGGAGAGTGGTGGTGGGCGGCGGCGCAAGGCCGGCAGTCCGCCGGCGACCGCGCCGGAAGACCACGGGAAAGAGCCGGGCAACGGGCAGGAGGCGGCGGCGCTGCCTGGCAATCAGGACGATGGCAACGACAGCAGTGACGGCAGCGATGACAGCAAAAACTGA
- a CDS encoding H-NS histone family protein, translating to MTAKTERADAIRWIQAQMDDYGLTLEELDAAGCFAPPPPPEPPPPPPPPPVVCYRNAEGLTWDGQGEMPSWLKRAVNAGQSVEFFRAG from the coding sequence ATGACAGCAAAAACTGAGCGGGCGGACGCGATCCGCTGGATCCAGGCGCAGATGGACGACTACGGGCTCACCTTGGAAGAGCTCGACGCGGCGGGGTGCTTCGCGCCTCCGCCCCCACCCGAGCCACCCCCACCGCCGCCTCCGCCTCCGGTGGTCTGCTACCGCAACGCGGAAGGGCTGACCTGGGACGGGCAGGGCGAGATGCCGTCGTGGCTCAAGCGGGCCGTCAATGCGGGGCAGAGCGTCGAGTTTTTCCGGGCGGGATAG
- the ybgF gene encoding tol-pal system protein YbgF: MKVRVFTLVWLAAMASGGMLPPTQAHAGVFDDEQARKTVINLREQFNSFQATATQRIEQNSRTTLDLQNQLEGLRQEVARLRGQNEVLQNTVATLQKQQKDYYADLDARLKKFEPQHASGEDRQGTSPPGEKPEYDAALKHFQAGDFKSAGNSLSSFIKKYPQSPYLPLAQYWLGNSLYAQRDYKGSTWVLQKMIHANPTHPKVPDAMIAVANNQLESGQKAAARKTLEQVVATYPGTEGARAANNRLKTLK, from the coding sequence ATGAAAGTACGCGTTTTTACCCTGGTGTGGCTCGCCGCCATGGCGAGCGGCGGTATGCTGCCACCCACGCAGGCACACGCCGGCGTATTCGACGATGAGCAGGCGCGCAAAACGGTCATCAACCTGCGCGAACAGTTCAACAGCTTCCAGGCGACGGCTACCCAGCGCATTGAGCAGAACAGCCGCACCACACTCGACCTGCAGAACCAGCTCGAAGGCCTACGCCAGGAAGTCGCGCGACTACGCGGCCAGAACGAAGTGCTGCAGAACACGGTGGCGACGCTGCAGAAGCAGCAGAAGGACTATTACGCCGACCTGGATGCGCGCCTGAAGAAGTTCGAGCCGCAGCACGCTTCGGGCGAAGACCGCCAGGGCACGTCGCCGCCGGGCGAGAAGCCCGAATACGACGCCGCGCTCAAGCATTTCCAGGCGGGCGACTTCAAGAGCGCCGGGAATTCGCTCTCGTCGTTTATCAAGAAATATCCGCAGAGCCCGTACCTGCCGCTGGCGCAGTACTGGCTCGGCAACTCGCTCTACGCGCAGCGCGACTACAAGGGGTCCACCTGGGTGCTGCAGAAAATGATCCATGCCAACCCGACGCATCCCAAGGTGCCGGACGCCATGATCGCGGTGGCCAATAATCAGCTCGAGTCCGGCCAGAAGGCGGCTGCGCGCAAAACGCTGGAACAGGTGGTGGCCACGTATCCAGGTACCGAAGGCGCGCGTGCGGCGAACAACCGGTTGAAGACGCTGAAGTAA
- a CDS encoding glyoxalase superfamily protein, whose product MSSESAFPADFNVGAFFSAVPANLKRTATNGESHLKILGAQAKSLQTYLGKAFSLQLTYAQALEAAARSYGFSDYNQARAALLQVSANAARGARVLELVTAPKAGAEDDSGDWADQSDVCRDGGFVMSRRDLLEHLLRTIPSAVITGVNLAPEPEPDGWYIGRSSNFSKRAFNGMRHFALGIDPFDKKRHDWVPRLIERAQRLADAGLRSYLLLDKEYIADEQLYDLLSVRRDFIPIIVGYNFACSGEEGVPFSLLSRTAYDIFLTETESTSVLLELRDCASLALGVTQEAALHLLTNIPRDKYLRIPPPVMASTQATQL is encoded by the coding sequence ATGTCTTCCGAGAGCGCATTTCCCGCTGACTTTAACGTCGGCGCATTCTTTTCGGCCGTCCCGGCCAACCTGAAGCGTACTGCCACGAATGGCGAGTCGCACCTCAAGATTCTCGGCGCCCAAGCCAAAAGCCTGCAGACCTATCTCGGCAAAGCCTTTAGTTTGCAACTGACTTATGCGCAGGCACTGGAAGCCGCGGCGAGGTCGTACGGGTTTTCCGATTACAACCAGGCACGGGCCGCTTTGCTGCAGGTCTCTGCAAATGCCGCGAGAGGTGCGCGGGTGCTGGAGCTCGTTACGGCACCGAAGGCTGGCGCCGAAGACGACAGCGGTGATTGGGCCGACCAATCCGACGTATGTCGTGATGGTGGATTTGTCATGAGCCGCAGGGACCTGCTCGAGCATCTGCTGAGGACGATACCGAGCGCCGTCATCACTGGCGTGAACTTGGCCCCAGAGCCCGAGCCGGACGGGTGGTACATCGGCCGCTCGTCTAACTTCTCGAAAAGGGCGTTCAACGGGATGAGACACTTCGCACTCGGGATAGACCCCTTCGACAAGAAGCGGCATGATTGGGTACCGCGTCTCATCGAACGGGCACAGAGGCTGGCCGATGCAGGCCTGAGGTCCTACCTGCTGCTGGACAAGGAGTACATCGCGGACGAGCAGCTGTATGACTTGCTGTCGGTCCGGCGAGATTTTATCCCCATCATCGTCGGCTACAACTTCGCCTGCTCCGGGGAAGAAGGCGTGCCATTCAGCCTCTTGAGCCGAACTGCGTACGACATCTTTCTAACCGAAACCGAGTCAACATCGGTTCTTCTTGAATTGCGTGACTGCGCATCGTTGGCACTGGGCGTCACCCAAGAGGCGGCGTTGCATCTGCTGACCAACATCCCGCGCGACAAGTACTTGCGCATCCCACCACCCGTGATGGCGTCCACCCAAGCCACCCAGCTATGA
- a CDS encoding H-NS histone family protein encodes MKENELAPKQVVEPVVASNATDGRQMELPIAEAMRDADPVSGEASGAGVGRVSVDTQTRRLDFWSTSRDSGPTATVSYRRRRPYTAPDASTEDVAPEASIEATAAAEALTESDAPEAPIEAMPSEATTEAVAEAAVEVLATDEPMEAAAQGELTETAAPVVPRYAPAAEATPGETRAPKRGRKPKILAEVAAPEVTETPTRKRGPKQRALPGVEAAPEAPTQKTRTRKPRQEQKAPTATQRPSQSSLLAQLASVNAQLEQLRAAEVPKVVEEIRQWMQEYDLSIEDIAGQPSVEPAARAVPTKTKAAPLPRYRNPKTGQTWSGRGRAPAWIGKKPERFLIDLLY; translated from the coding sequence ATGAAGGAGAACGAATTGGCCCCGAAGCAAGTGGTTGAACCCGTTGTCGCGAGCAATGCGACGGACGGACGTCAGATGGAGCTTCCCATCGCTGAGGCGATGCGCGACGCGGATCCCGTCAGTGGTGAAGCCAGTGGTGCAGGCGTCGGTCGTGTCAGCGTTGACACTCAGACCCGACGCTTGGACTTCTGGTCCACAAGCCGGGATAGCGGCCCGACGGCGACGGTGTCATATCGGCGCCGGCGGCCTTACACAGCCCCGGACGCTTCAACGGAAGACGTGGCACCGGAAGCATCGATAGAAGCCACCGCTGCAGCGGAAGCGTTGACTGAATCTGACGCGCCGGAAGCGCCCATTGAAGCCATGCCCTCGGAAGCGACCACTGAAGCCGTGGCCGAAGCTGCGGTTGAAGTCCTGGCCACGGACGAACCGATGGAAGCTGCCGCCCAGGGCGAACTGACCGAAACGGCCGCCCCGGTAGTACCGCGTTACGCCCCAGCTGCGGAAGCTACGCCAGGAGAGACGCGGGCCCCGAAGCGCGGTCGGAAGCCGAAAATCCTAGCTGAAGTTGCCGCTCCGGAAGTCACGGAGACCCCAACCCGGAAGCGCGGGCCGAAGCAGAGAGCACTGCCTGGAGTGGAGGCTGCCCCGGAAGCGCCGACTCAGAAGACGCGAACCCGGAAGCCGCGACAGGAGCAAAAGGCGCCTACCGCAACCCAACGCCCGTCCCAATCCTCACTGCTCGCTCAACTGGCATCTGTCAATGCGCAACTTGAGCAGTTGCGAGCCGCGGAAGTGCCAAAGGTCGTGGAGGAGATTCGGCAGTGGATGCAGGAGTACGACCTCAGCATTGAGGACATTGCGGGCCAGCCCAGTGTTGAGCCCGCTGCCCGCGCTGTCCCGACCAAGACGAAGGCCGCGCCGCTCCCGAGGTACCGCAACCCCAAGACGGGCCAGACCTGGTCAGGGCGCGGTCGGGCTCCCGCGTGGATTGGCAAGAAGCCCGAGCGCTTCCTCATCGATCTCTTGTACTGA